One Micromonospora sp. WMMD812 genomic window carries:
- a CDS encoding helix-turn-helix domain-containing protein produces the protein MTLSPPCQPSVHDCEARKLTPRAHRIAVVALDNVVGLDLGTPAQVFSTARDAHGDPLYTVEVCTPGGRPVRSTAGYQVVPEHGLELIEAADTVIVPGIHDGSPLTDGTLDAEVAEALRTAYHRGARIMSICTSAFVLAAAGLLDGRRATTHWAYADRFRRLHPGVDLDPDVLFIDDDRVLTSAGVAAGIDLCLHVIRTDHGTEVANRAARRCVVPPWREGGQAQYIEHPVPKVADTSTAAAREWARQRLHEPVSLRDLAEQSRMSVRTFTRRFRSETGLSPAQWLLQQRTDHARLLLETTDLTIDQVARRAGFGTAAALRQQLHQRLGVAPSTYRRAFRQPV, from the coding sequence ATGACCCTCTCGCCCCCGTGCCAACCTTCCGTTCACGACTGCGAGGCTCGCAAGCTCACCCCTCGCGCTCACCGGATCGCCGTGGTCGCCCTCGACAACGTGGTCGGCCTCGACCTCGGCACCCCCGCGCAGGTCTTCAGCACCGCCCGGGACGCGCACGGCGACCCGCTCTACACCGTCGAGGTCTGCACCCCCGGCGGCCGGCCGGTCCGCAGCACCGCCGGCTACCAGGTGGTCCCCGAGCACGGGCTGGAGCTGATCGAGGCGGCGGACACCGTGATCGTCCCCGGCATCCACGACGGGTCGCCACTGACCGACGGGACGCTGGACGCGGAGGTGGCCGAGGCGCTGCGCACGGCGTACCACCGGGGCGCCCGGATCATGTCGATCTGCACCAGCGCCTTCGTGCTCGCCGCGGCCGGCCTGCTCGACGGCCGCCGGGCCACCACCCACTGGGCGTACGCCGACCGGTTCCGCCGGCTGCACCCCGGTGTCGACCTCGACCCGGACGTGCTCTTCATCGACGACGACCGGGTACTCACCTCGGCCGGGGTGGCCGCTGGAATCGACCTGTGCCTGCACGTGATCCGCACCGACCACGGCACCGAGGTGGCCAACCGGGCGGCCCGGCGCTGCGTGGTGCCGCCGTGGCGGGAGGGCGGCCAGGCCCAGTACATCGAGCACCCGGTGCCGAAGGTCGCCGACACCAGCACCGCCGCCGCCCGGGAGTGGGCCCGGCAGCGGCTGCACGAGCCGGTCAGCCTGCGTGACCTGGCCGAACAGTCGCGGATGAGCGTACGCACGTTCACCCGCCGGTTCCGCTCCGAGACCGGGCTCAGCCCGGCGCAGTGGCTGCTCCAGCAGCGCACCGACCACGCCCGGCTGCTGCTGGAGACCACCGACCTGACCATCGACCAGGTGGCCCGGCGCGCCGGCTTCGGCACCGCCGCCGCCCTACGCCAACAGCTGCACCAACGCCTGGGCGTGGCCCCGTCGACCTACCGCCGTGCCTTCCGCCAACCCGTGTGA
- a CDS encoding VWA domain-containing protein has protein sequence MAGNRFRYGQWRGGPDPLAPPYDVREAVDAVGSEVLAGGSLREALRDLLRRGPQGRGGLDDLAARARRLRREALRRGDLDGAVTRSQALLDQALAAERDELRGRDDDAARFAEAVLDNLPRSTARAVQELAGYEWASDEARRSYQQILDGLRDDVLGQRFAGLRDAVRASADPAAQQRLAEMMGDLNDLLARHARSEDTTDAFAEFMRRHGEFFPERPENVDELVDVLARRAAAGERLMRSLSDRQREELAGLMRQSLGDRLAGELSTLDGHLRALRPDLRWGRGERVRGEQPLGYGEAAGALDEIAELDDLLDQLDQEHPGATLDDVDVDAVARTLGREAADDVRRLRELERELRRQGWVSRDADGLTLSPKALRRLGGTALRRVFADLTAGPRGQHDLRSAGAAGEVSGGSRPWEYGDEQPLDVVRTLTRAVRRAGPRVPVQLAVDDFEVVETERRSSAAVALCVDLSYSMISQGRWGPMKQTALALSHLMATRFPQDALQIIGFGRQAMPLTQQELAGVDPDLEQGTNLQHALRLAARHLRRHPDAEPVVLVVTDGEPTAHLDPDDGEAYFHWPPLPETIEATIREVDRLARYGATLNLFMLGDDPGLRRFVDAVARRSKGRMFTPDPDDLGEYVVSDYLRARQSRR, from the coding sequence ATGGCCGGCAACCGGTTCCGGTACGGGCAGTGGCGCGGCGGGCCGGACCCGCTGGCACCCCCGTACGACGTGCGCGAGGCGGTGGACGCGGTCGGCTCCGAGGTGCTGGCCGGCGGCAGTCTGCGAGAGGCGTTGCGGGACCTGCTGCGTCGGGGTCCGCAGGGGCGCGGCGGCCTGGACGACCTGGCCGCCCGGGCCCGGCGGCTGCGCCGGGAGGCGCTGCGCCGCGGTGACCTGGACGGGGCGGTGACCCGGTCGCAGGCCCTGCTCGACCAGGCGCTCGCCGCCGAGCGGGACGAGCTGCGCGGCCGGGACGACGACGCGGCCCGGTTCGCCGAGGCGGTGCTGGACAACCTGCCCCGCTCCACGGCGCGGGCGGTGCAGGAGCTGGCCGGCTACGAGTGGGCCAGCGACGAGGCCCGCCGGTCGTACCAGCAGATCCTCGACGGGCTCCGCGACGACGTGCTGGGCCAGCGGTTCGCCGGGCTGCGGGACGCGGTGCGCGCCTCCGCGGACCCGGCGGCGCAGCAGCGGCTGGCCGAGATGATGGGCGACCTGAACGACCTGCTGGCCCGGCACGCCCGCTCGGAGGACACCACCGACGCGTTCGCCGAGTTCATGCGCCGGCACGGCGAGTTCTTCCCGGAGCGGCCGGAGAACGTCGACGAGCTGGTCGACGTGCTGGCCCGGCGGGCCGCGGCCGGGGAGCGGCTGATGCGCTCGCTGTCGGACCGGCAGCGCGAGGAGCTGGCCGGGCTGATGCGGCAGTCGCTCGGCGACCGGCTGGCCGGTGAGCTGTCGACGCTCGACGGCCACCTGCGGGCGCTCCGGCCCGACCTGCGGTGGGGCCGCGGCGAGCGGGTGCGGGGGGAACAGCCGCTCGGTTACGGCGAGGCGGCCGGCGCGCTCGACGAGATCGCCGAGCTGGACGACCTGCTCGATCAGCTCGACCAGGAGCACCCCGGGGCGACCCTGGACGACGTCGACGTGGACGCGGTGGCCCGCACGCTGGGCCGGGAGGCGGCCGACGACGTACGCCGGTTGCGGGAGCTGGAGCGGGAGCTGCGCCGGCAGGGCTGGGTGAGCCGGGACGCGGACGGCCTGACGTTGAGCCCGAAGGCGCTGCGCCGGCTCGGCGGCACGGCGCTGCGGCGGGTCTTCGCCGACCTGACCGCCGGGCCGCGCGGCCAGCACGACCTGCGCTCGGCGGGCGCCGCCGGCGAGGTCAGTGGCGGGTCCCGGCCCTGGGAGTACGGCGACGAGCAGCCGCTGGACGTCGTCCGCACGCTGACCCGGGCGGTCCGCCGGGCCGGCCCGCGGGTGCCGGTGCAGCTCGCGGTCGACGACTTTGAGGTGGTGGAGACCGAACGGAGGTCGTCGGCGGCGGTGGCACTCTGCGTCGACCTGTCGTACTCGATGATCTCGCAGGGTCGGTGGGGCCCGATGAAGCAGACGGCGCTGGCCCTGTCGCACCTGATGGCGACCCGGTTCCCGCAGGACGCGCTGCAGATCATCGGCTTCGGCCGGCAGGCCATGCCGCTGACCCAGCAGGAGCTGGCGGGGGTGGACCCGGACCTGGAGCAGGGCACGAACCTCCAGCACGCGCTGCGGCTGGCGGCCCGGCACCTGCGCCGGCATCCGGACGCCGAGCCGGTGGTGCTGGTGGTCACCGACGGGGAGCCGACCGCCCACCTGGACCCGGACGACGGGGAGGCGTACTTCCACTGGCCGCCGCTGCCGGAGACGATCGAGGCGACGATCCGCGAGGTCGACCGGCTGGCCCGGTACGGGGCGACGTTGAACCTGTTCATGCTCGGCGACGACCCGGGGCTGCGCCGGTTCGTCGACGCGGTGGCCCGCCGCTCGAAGGGCCGCATGTTCACCCCCGACCCCGACGACCTGGGCGAGTACGTGGTCTCCGACTATCTCCGCGCCCGCCAGTCCCGCCGCTAG
- a CDS encoding sigma 54-interacting transcriptional regulator, producing MTAPNPVIPVPPADLPGTLGELRAAGHRYRTVKQELRDNLLARMRTGADRFPGIVGYDDTVLPEVERALLAGHDVVLLGERGQGKTRLIRSLAALLDEWTPVIPGSVLNEHPLHPLTPASRAQVAEAGDDLPVGWLHRSMRYGEKLATPDTSVGDLIGDVDPIRIAQGRTLGDPETIHFGLVPRTNRGIFAVNELPDLAERIQVALLNVLEERDIQVRGYQLRLPLDLLLVASANPEDYTNRGRIITPLKDRFGAEIRTHYPVDLDLELALIRQEADLVAEVPEHVLEVLARLARAVRESPSVDPRSGVSARFAIAAAETVAASALRRSGLLAAHATSGSAAASGAVSGDPATRPEAPVARVGDAVSVTSTLRGKVEFESGEEGREVEILAHLLRTATAETFRARLAGLDLSGFTELVAEGDVIETGELVGSAELLRQVGTVPGLAKVLDRLGMGDAPTPEEAAAGVEFVLEGLHLTRRLGKDVTDRGRTVYGGRG from the coding sequence GTGACTGCGCCCAACCCGGTAATCCCGGTCCCACCGGCCGACCTGCCCGGCACGCTCGGCGAGCTGCGGGCGGCCGGCCACCGATACCGCACCGTCAAGCAGGAACTCCGCGACAACCTTCTGGCCCGGATGCGCACCGGCGCCGATCGCTTCCCCGGCATCGTCGGCTACGACGACACCGTCCTGCCCGAGGTCGAGCGCGCGCTGCTCGCCGGGCACGACGTGGTGCTGCTCGGCGAGCGGGGCCAGGGCAAGACCCGGCTGATCCGCTCGCTGGCCGCGCTGCTGGACGAGTGGACCCCGGTCATCCCCGGCTCGGTGCTCAACGAGCACCCGCTGCACCCGCTCACCCCGGCCTCCCGCGCCCAGGTCGCCGAGGCCGGCGACGACCTGCCGGTCGGCTGGCTGCACCGCTCGATGCGGTACGGCGAGAAGCTGGCCACCCCGGACACCAGCGTCGGCGACCTGATCGGCGACGTCGACCCGATCCGGATCGCCCAGGGGCGCACCCTCGGCGACCCGGAGACGATCCACTTCGGCCTGGTGCCGCGGACCAACCGGGGCATCTTCGCCGTCAACGAGCTGCCCGACCTGGCCGAGCGGATCCAGGTGGCGCTGCTCAACGTGCTGGAGGAGCGGGACATCCAGGTCCGCGGCTACCAGCTGCGGCTGCCGCTGGACCTGCTGCTGGTGGCGAGCGCCAACCCGGAGGACTACACCAACCGCGGCCGGATCATCACCCCGCTCAAGGACCGGTTCGGCGCGGAGATCCGGACCCACTACCCGGTGGACCTGGACCTGGAGCTGGCGCTGATCCGGCAGGAGGCCGACCTGGTCGCCGAGGTGCCCGAGCACGTGCTGGAGGTGCTGGCGCGGCTCGCCCGGGCGGTGCGCGAGTCGCCGTCGGTGGACCCGCGCTCCGGCGTCTCCGCCCGGTTCGCCATCGCCGCCGCCGAGACGGTCGCCGCGTCCGCGCTGCGCCGCTCCGGTCTGCTGGCCGCCCACGCCACGTCCGGCTCCGCCGCCGCGTCCGGTGCGGTCTCCGGCGACCCGGCGACCCGGCCCGAGGCTCCGGTGGCCCGGGTGGGTGACGCCGTGTCGGTGACCTCGACGCTGCGCGGGAAGGTCGAGTTCGAGAGCGGCGAGGAGGGGCGGGAGGTCGAGATCCTGGCCCACCTGCTGCGGACCGCGACCGCCGAGACGTTCCGGGCCCGGTTGGCCGGGCTGGACCTCTCCGGCTTCACCGAGCTGGTCGCCGAGGGCGACGTCATCGAGACCGGCGAGCTGGTCGGCTCGGCCGAGCTGCTGCGTCAGGTGGGCACCGTGCCGGGGCTGGCGAAGGTGCTGGACCGGCTGGGGATGGGCGACGCGCCCACCCCGGAGGAGGCCGCCGCCGGAGTGGAGTTCGTCCTCGAAGGGCTGCACCTGACCCGCCGGCTCGGCAAGGACGTGACCGACAGGGGTCGCACCGTCTACGGCGGCCGGGGCTGA
- a CDS encoding response regulator transcription factor, whose amino-acid sequence MTVGVLIVDDDELIRVGLRAIIDAQPDLRVLAEAADGAEVLPLVARHRPAVVLMDVRMPGIDGIQATRRLLAASADPPRVLVVTTFANDEYVYDALRAGASGFLLKRARPAEVVEAVRIVAAGESLLFPAAIRRLVGAYGGRGGDRLRAARLTEREAEVLRLMAAGLSNPEIAAQLVVGVETVKTHVGNVLAKLGVRDRTQAVIAAYESGFVTPAG is encoded by the coding sequence GTGACCGTCGGAGTGCTGATCGTCGACGACGACGAGCTGATCCGGGTCGGGCTGCGGGCGATCATCGACGCCCAGCCGGACCTGCGGGTGCTCGCCGAGGCCGCGGACGGCGCCGAGGTGCTGCCGCTGGTCGCCCGGCACCGGCCGGCGGTGGTGCTGATGGACGTGCGGATGCCCGGGATCGACGGCATCCAGGCCACCCGGCGGCTGCTCGCCGCGTCCGCCGACCCGCCCCGGGTGCTGGTGGTCACGACGTTCGCCAACGACGAGTACGTCTACGACGCGTTGCGCGCCGGCGCGAGCGGCTTCCTGCTGAAGCGGGCCCGGCCGGCCGAGGTGGTGGAGGCGGTGCGGATCGTCGCCGCGGGTGAGTCGCTGCTCTTCCCGGCCGCGATCCGCCGGCTGGTCGGGGCGTACGGCGGGCGGGGCGGCGACCGGCTGCGCGCGGCGCGGCTGACCGAGCGCGAGGCCGAGGTGCTGCGGCTGATGGCGGCCGGTCTGTCCAATCCGGAAATCGCCGCGCAGTTGGTGGTCGGCGTGGAGACGGTGAAGACGCACGTCGGCAACGTGCTGGCGAAGCTGGGCGTGCGGGACCGCACCCAGGCGGTGATCGCCGCGTACGAGTCCGGCTTCGTCACCCCGGCCGGCTGA
- a CDS encoding histidine kinase: MTPRAALAPLIAATTWRRGVFLLLGGVLVLPYVLLAVTFAQLFTGPAVPWPLSVGLLVVAVVIAVVPLLLDGSRALEVAAARALLGVDLPDPEPGHHGDRETRLRAALWIATHLTVGGLVMFALISAVPMALAFIAQQFGIGTELITAQRFGPLDGRDSGWLTLTGVLLLVGLGYAVAGLGALAASMAPVLLGPAPAERIAALEARATRLAERNRLARELHDSVGHALTVATLQAGAARAVLDTDPEFARRALAAIEEAGRTAMDELDQVLGLLREPDTARPGVAPPRTLADLDRLVADTRAAGLAVDARRAGDPAALPATVSREGYRIVQEGLTNAARYGRGPVTLRLDVGPDELQLELVNDLLPAPRGRDPGRGGRGLDGMRERVLLLGGRLTAGPEGDRWRIRARLPYQGAQ, translated from the coding sequence GTGACCCCCCGAGCGGCCCTGGCCCCGCTGATCGCCGCCACGACCTGGCGGCGCGGCGTCTTCCTGCTGCTCGGCGGGGTGCTCGTGCTGCCGTACGTGCTGCTCGCGGTGACGTTCGCGCAGCTCTTCACCGGCCCGGCGGTGCCCTGGCCGCTGTCGGTCGGCCTGCTCGTGGTGGCCGTGGTGATCGCCGTGGTGCCGCTGCTGCTCGACGGCAGCCGGGCGCTGGAGGTCGCCGCGGCCCGGGCGTTGCTCGGTGTGGACCTGCCCGATCCGGAACCCGGGCACCACGGCGACCGGGAGACCCGGCTGCGCGCCGCGCTCTGGATCGCCACCCACCTGACCGTCGGCGGGCTGGTGATGTTCGCGCTGATCAGCGCGGTGCCGATGGCGCTGGCCTTCATCGCCCAGCAGTTCGGCATCGGCACCGAACTGATCACCGCACAGCGGTTCGGGCCGCTCGACGGGCGCGACAGCGGCTGGCTGACGCTGACCGGGGTGCTGCTGCTGGTCGGCCTGGGCTACGCCGTCGCAGGCCTGGGCGCGCTGGCCGCGTCGATGGCGCCGGTGCTGCTCGGGCCGGCGCCGGCCGAGCGGATCGCCGCGCTCGAGGCGCGGGCCACCCGGCTCGCCGAACGCAACCGGCTGGCGCGGGAGCTGCACGACTCGGTCGGGCACGCGCTGACCGTGGCCACCCTCCAGGCCGGGGCGGCCCGGGCGGTGCTGGACACCGACCCGGAGTTCGCCCGCCGGGCGCTGGCCGCGATCGAGGAGGCCGGTCGCACCGCCATGGACGAGCTGGACCAGGTGCTGGGGTTGCTCCGCGAGCCGGACACGGCCCGGCCCGGCGTGGCGCCGCCGCGCACCCTCGCCGACCTGGACCGGCTGGTCGCCGACACCCGCGCGGCCGGCCTCGCGGTGGACGCCCGGCGCGCCGGCGACCCGGCGGCGCTGCCGGCGACGGTGTCCCGGGAGGGTTACCGGATTGTCCAGGAAGGGCTGACCAACGCCGCCCGGTACGGCCGGGGGCCGGTGACGCTCCGGCTCGACGTGGGGCCGGACGAGCTGCAGCTGGAGTTGGTCAACGACCTGCTGCCGGCCCCGCGCGGGCGGGACCCGGGCCGGGGCGGCCGCGGCCTCGACGGGATGCGCGAGCGGGTGCTGCTGCTCGGTGGCCGGCTGACCGCCGGGCCGGAGGGGGACCGGTGGCGGATCCGGGCCCGGCTGCCGTACCAGGGGGCGCAGTGA
- a CDS encoding hemerythrin domain-containing protein, with protein MTTMDDITAMIMDDHAAFRRGFARLDDARDEQELLAIWDALALHLDIHAEAEEAILYPHLVRHGDDGEAETADAVGDHNKIRDAIAEAKLHPVGSDEWWAAVWRARRENSEHLAEEEDEALPDFRRHAGTELRAELGRRWLTFYGEHKNGRNLPFVDKDPQRYVREHR; from the coding sequence ATGACCACGATGGACGACATCACCGCCATGATCATGGACGACCACGCCGCGTTCCGGCGCGGCTTCGCCCGCCTCGACGACGCCCGGGACGAACAGGAGCTGCTCGCGATCTGGGACGCGCTCGCCCTGCACCTGGACATCCACGCCGAGGCCGAGGAGGCCATCCTCTACCCGCACCTGGTGCGGCACGGCGACGACGGCGAGGCGGAGACCGCCGACGCGGTCGGGGACCACAACAAGATCCGGGACGCGATCGCGGAGGCGAAGCTGCACCCGGTCGGCTCCGACGAGTGGTGGGCGGCGGTCTGGCGGGCCCGCCGGGAGAACAGCGAGCACCTCGCCGAGGAGGAGGACGAGGCGCTGCCGGACTTCCGCCGGCATGCCGGCACCGAGCTGCGCGCCGAGCTCGGCCGGCGCTGGCTGACCTTCTACGGGGAGCACAAGAACGGCCGCAACCTGCCGTTCGTCGACAAGGACCCGCAGCGGTACGTGCGCGAGCACCGCTGA
- a CDS encoding ATP-binding cassette domain-containing protein, which translates to MSAGAQGAGASVACHRLMHIYPTAASDVIALSGVDLRIESGEMLALVGPSGSGKSTLVSILGGLMRPSAGRLFVGDHELSRLSTGQLAALRGTLIGTVLQGAERNLLPYASLSRNIWLAQRSAVRVSDRRLDPPERILELVGLGGAGQRRSGELSPAQRQRAALAQGLAAGPRLLLVDEPTSQLDHAGRDEVLDALETINAAHGTTVVVVTHDTEVGARLGRAVTIRDGRVGAEGRGGQDFAVVAGDGTIQLPPETLATFPSGTLFTVDHTEETVTLRVRGRPTTDSDGPSGAGAPGPAADDLA; encoded by the coding sequence ATGAGCGCCGGCGCCCAGGGCGCGGGCGCGTCGGTGGCCTGCCACCGCCTGATGCACATCTACCCGACGGCGGCCAGCGACGTCATCGCGTTGTCGGGCGTCGACCTGCGCATCGAATCCGGCGAGATGCTCGCGCTGGTCGGCCCGTCGGGCTCGGGCAAGTCCACCCTGGTGTCGATCCTCGGCGGCCTGATGCGCCCCAGCGCCGGGCGCCTGTTCGTCGGTGACCACGAGCTGTCCCGGCTGTCGACCGGGCAACTCGCCGCCCTGCGAGGAACGCTGATCGGCACGGTGCTGCAGGGCGCCGAACGGAACCTGCTCCCGTACGCGTCGCTGTCCCGCAACATCTGGCTGGCGCAGCGGTCCGCCGTGCGGGTGTCCGACCGCCGGTTGGATCCTCCCGAGAGGATCCTGGAGCTGGTGGGTCTGGGTGGGGCGGGCCAGCGGCGTAGTGGCGAGCTCAGCCCGGCGCAACGACAGCGGGCCGCCCTGGCGCAGGGCCTCGCCGCCGGCCCTCGGCTGCTCCTGGTCGATGAGCCGACCAGCCAGCTCGACCATGCCGGGCGCGACGAGGTGCTGGATGCGTTGGAGACGATCAACGCCGCCCATGGCACCACCGTCGTCGTGGTGACCCACGACACCGAGGTGGGGGCCCGGCTCGGGCGGGCCGTCACGATCCGCGACGGTCGAGTGGGCGCCGAAGGGCGCGGCGGCCAGGATTTCGCCGTCGTGGCGGGTGACGGCACCATCCAACTGCCGCCCGAGACGCTGGCGACGTTCCCGTCCGGCACCCTCTTCACGGTCGACCACACCGAGGAGACGGTCACCCTGCGGGTACGGGGAAGGCCGACGACCGACTCCGACGGGCCGTCCGGGGCGGGCGCACCCGGGCCGGCGGCGGACGACCTGGCCTGA
- the mgrA gene encoding L-glyceraldehyde 3-phosphate reductase, whose protein sequence is MIVTYLAADDRYDTMTYRRSGRSGLRLPAISLGLWHNFGPDRPLERQRDIVRRAFDLGVTHFDLANNYGPPPGAAEENFGRLLATDLKPYRDELVVSSKAGYLMWPGPYGEWGSRKYLISSLDQSLRRMGLDYVDIFYSHRFDPETPLEETMGALDAIVRSGKALYVGISNYDAEQTARAAAILRDLGTPLLINQPSYSMLNRWTEADGLLDTLAEVGAGCIAYSPLAQGLLTDRYLAGIPADSRVRTSVFLNESDLSEERMATIRGLGAIAERRGQSLAQLALAWALRDPRMTSLIIGASSVPQLETNIAALDNLDFTAEELAEIERQLG, encoded by the coding sequence ATGATCGTGACCTACCTCGCCGCGGACGACCGCTACGACACCATGACCTACCGGCGCAGCGGACGCAGCGGCCTGCGGCTGCCCGCCATCTCCCTCGGCCTGTGGCACAACTTCGGCCCGGACCGTCCGCTCGAGCGGCAGCGGGACATCGTCCGCCGCGCGTTCGACCTCGGGGTCACCCACTTCGACCTGGCCAACAACTACGGCCCGCCGCCCGGAGCCGCCGAGGAGAACTTCGGCCGGCTGCTCGCCACCGACCTGAAGCCCTACCGGGACGAGCTGGTTGTCTCCAGCAAGGCCGGCTACCTCATGTGGCCCGGCCCGTACGGCGAGTGGGGCTCCCGCAAGTACCTGATCTCCTCGCTGGACCAGTCGCTGCGCCGGATGGGTCTCGACTACGTCGACATCTTCTACTCGCACCGGTTCGACCCGGAGACCCCGCTGGAGGAGACGATGGGGGCGCTGGACGCCATCGTCCGCTCCGGTAAGGCGCTCTACGTCGGCATCTCCAACTACGACGCCGAGCAGACCGCCCGGGCCGCCGCGATCCTGCGCGACCTCGGCACGCCGCTGCTGATCAACCAGCCGTCGTACTCGATGCTCAACCGCTGGACCGAGGCCGACGGCCTGCTGGACACCCTGGCAGAGGTCGGCGCGGGGTGCATCGCGTACAGCCCGCTGGCGCAGGGCCTGCTGACCGACCGCTACCTGGCCGGCATCCCGGCCGACTCGCGGGTTCGCACCAGCGTCTTCCTCAACGAGAGCGACCTCAGCGAGGAGCGCATGGCGACCATCCGCGGGCTCGGGGCGATCGCCGAGCGGCGCGGCCAGTCGCTCGCGCAGCTCGCGCTGGCCTGGGCGCTGCGCGACCCACGCATGACCAGCCTGATCATCGGGGCGAGCAGCGTCCCGCAGCTGGAGACGAACATCGCCGCGCTGGACAACCTCGACTTCACCGCCGAGGAGTTGGCCGAGATCGAGCGGCAGCTCGGCTGA
- a CDS encoding 50S ribosomal protein L36, with product MKVRSSLRSLKQKPGSVVVRRRGRVVVVNRSNPQWKSRQG from the coding sequence ATGAAGGTACGTAGCTCCCTGCGGTCGCTGAAGCAGAAGCCGGGTTCCGTGGTGGTCCGCCGCCGCGGTCGGGTGGTCGTGGTGAACCGCTCCAACCCGCAGTGGAAGAGCCGCCAGGGCTGA
- a CDS encoding alpha/beta fold hydrolase, with amino-acid sequence MKPDTIVLIHGFWVTPRSWEHWKAHYERQGYRVLTPAYPGFEVEVEALNADPTPIERVTAPEIVAHLESIVRELPTPPILIGHSAGGTFTQILLDHGFGAAGVTLNSAPTEGVLTAPPSQLKSLFPVLRNPANRHKAVGFTPEQWHYVFTNTFSEPESRALYERYHVPASGSLVWASVLANLQPGRQDTWVDYGNDDRAPLLFVSGGEDHLMPPSVQRSNAKHYKSSALTEVKEYPGYAHLLPAQPGWQQIADEVLTWALAHAR; translated from the coding sequence ATGAAACCGGACACGATCGTCCTGATCCACGGATTCTGGGTGACACCGCGCAGCTGGGAGCACTGGAAGGCGCACTACGAGCGGCAGGGCTACCGGGTGCTGACGCCCGCGTACCCCGGGTTCGAGGTCGAGGTCGAGGCGCTCAACGCCGACCCGACCCCGATCGAGAGGGTCACCGCGCCGGAGATCGTCGCCCACCTGGAGTCGATCGTCCGCGAGTTGCCCACGCCACCCATCCTCATCGGGCACTCGGCCGGTGGCACGTTCACCCAGATCCTGCTCGACCACGGCTTCGGCGCGGCCGGCGTGACGCTCAACTCGGCGCCCACCGAAGGCGTCCTGACGGCGCCGCCGTCCCAGCTGAAGTCGTTGTTTCCGGTGCTCCGCAACCCGGCCAACCGGCACAAGGCGGTCGGCTTCACGCCCGAGCAGTGGCACTACGTCTTCACCAACACGTTCAGCGAGCCGGAGTCGCGCGCGCTCTACGAGCGCTACCACGTCCCGGCGTCCGGATCGCTCGTCTGGGCCAGCGTGCTCGCCAACCTCCAGCCCGGCCGCCAGGACACCTGGGTCGACTACGGCAACGACGACCGGGCCCCGCTGCTCTTCGTCTCCGGCGGCGAGGACCACCTCATGCCACCCAGCGTCCAGCGCTCCAACGCCAAGCACTACAAGTCGAGCGCCCTCACCGAGGTCAAGGAGTACCCCGGCTACGCCCACCTGCTGCCCGCGCAGCCGGGCTGGCAGCAGATCGCCGACGAGGTCCTCACCTGGGCCCTCGCGCACGCCCGGTAG
- a CDS encoding SDR family NAD(P)-dependent oxidoreductase encodes MNITGNTIFIPGSTSGIGLALALRLRARGNTVIIGGRRADLLRRISEENPGLDTVQIDTTDAASIESAAKEVLARHPDLNVLVTMSGIMRIEDWRRPEDFLASAESVVTTNVLGPIRLIAAFVEHLQTQPDATIVTVSSGLAFTPLKVTPSYNASKAAIHMLSESLRLQLADTSVKVVELVPPSVRTALLPGQETSEFAMPLDEFVTEVVGLLEAQPDAREIQVERVKFLRYGEARGDYDQVVATVNAADPHGK; translated from the coding sequence ATGAACATCACCGGAAACACCATCTTCATCCCCGGCTCCACGAGCGGTATCGGTCTGGCCCTCGCGCTCCGCCTGCGGGCCCGGGGCAACACAGTGATCATCGGTGGCCGCCGCGCCGACCTGCTCCGGCGGATCTCCGAGGAGAACCCCGGCCTCGACACCGTCCAGATCGACACCACGGACGCCGCGAGCATCGAGTCGGCGGCCAAGGAGGTGCTGGCACGGCACCCCGACCTCAACGTCCTGGTCACGATGTCCGGCATCATGCGGATCGAGGACTGGCGCCGGCCCGAGGACTTCCTGGCGTCCGCCGAGTCGGTGGTGACGACCAACGTGCTCGGTCCGATCCGTCTCATCGCCGCGTTCGTCGAGCACCTGCAGACGCAGCCGGACGCCACCATCGTCACCGTCTCCTCGGGCCTCGCGTTCACCCCGCTCAAGGTCACGCCGAGCTACAACGCGTCGAAGGCCGCCATCCACATGCTCAGCGAGTCGCTTCGGCTCCAGTTGGCCGACACGAGCGTGAAGGTCGTCGAGCTGGTGCCGCCGTCGGTCCGTACGGCCCTGCTGCCCGGCCAGGAGACCAGCGAGTTCGCGATGCCGCTCGACGAGTTCGTGACCGAGGTGGTCGGCCTGCTGGAGGCGCAGCCGGACGCGAGGGAGATCCAGGTCGAGCGCGTGAAGTTCCTGCGCTACGGCGAGGCACGCGGTGACTACGACCAGGTCGTGGCGACGGTCAACGCCGCCGACCCGCACGGGAAGTAG